From a single Metopolophium dirhodum isolate CAU chromosome 6, ASM1992520v1, whole genome shotgun sequence genomic region:
- the LOC132946069 gene encoding myb/SANT-like DNA-binding domain-containing protein 3 — MDKSISEKDVSKSKNKPFIPDELSLLSELVYKHRFILEKVGKQYSTVADKRNTWESLANEFNSAGLNVTRSSDQLKKKWDNIKQSRKTEIRDTKRHQYTTGGGPSCQPIINDCPADQFLNEITDIELIDTPDSDYIPLHCSVPTTIENKIVSDQPVYFITTTSTSNNISPTLPKECSTGKKDSDKMKKNEDFEQKRLESFNHEAKLRIKRQINLIEQDKTIHALEVNVYEKKLELLDIKIKNKKMKLNENK, encoded by the exons ATGGATAAAAGTATTTCTGAAAAAGACGTGTCAAAGTCAAAAAACAAACCTTTTATACCCGATGAATTGTCACTGCTTTCTGAGCTAGTGTATAAGCATAGATTTATACTTGAAAAAGTTGGTAAACAATATTCAACAGTAGCTGACAAAAGAAATACTTGGGAATCATTGGCTAATGAATTCAATAGCGCAGGATTAAATGTTACT cgTTCTTCTGACCAGCTTAAGAAAAAATGGGACAATATCAAACAAAGTAGAAAGACAGAAATAAGAGACACAAAAAGGCATCAATATACAACTGGTGGAGGCCCATCTTGTCAGCCAATTATTAATGACTGTCCAGCCGAccagtttttaaatgaaataactgATATTGAATTAATTGACACACCGGATAGTGATTACATACCATTACACTGCAGTGTACCTACAacaatagaaaacaaaatagtttcAGATCAAccagtttattttataactaccaCTTCAACATCTAATAACATTTCACCTACATTACCAAAAGAATGTTCAACAGGAAAAAAGGATAGTgacaagatgaaaaaaaatg AGGACTTTGAACAGAAACGTTTGGAAAGTTTCAACCATGAAGCTAAATTAAGGATTAAaagacaaattaatttaattgaacaaGATAAAACAATTCATGCTTTAGAGgtaaatgtttatgaaaaaaaacttgaattacttgacataaaaataaaaaataaaaaaatgaagcttaatgaaaataaataa